From Propionispora vibrioides, the proteins below share one genomic window:
- a CDS encoding DUF3084 domain-containing protein produces MYGIVLIAVLAVTGGAIAYIGDRLGTKVGKRKLTIFGLRPKHTSILVTIITGILIVSSTLGVLSLVSRDVRTALFGMDELRARLSSLSADVTTKNQELEASRAELEAKTKEYSGLTAKIKETSAQLAAITDELSKVAAERDRTAASLKQMQADYAQAKGDLTKAATEIQALEATKKELDTRVTSLNQAKTNLQSDVDRLNELTVNLKEGLQVVREGSILYQAGEVLSTSVVSGASNREDIENHLRGIVYSTNQMLINKLGLTGKEINVLWISKSDFDQAVEAIASEPETAVVRIAASGNTVYGEPVIGSLSVFPNRHLYSEGAVVYSQVFDIPDSSKATEELVLRFLQQVNAAAIKQGILADPLQGTVGSISGAQFYDTVNKVKRYNSGKIEMMAVANDNVTTIGPLTIDIRVRNIN; encoded by the coding sequence ATGTACGGAATAGTGCTCATTGCTGTGCTGGCTGTTACCGGTGGCGCTATCGCCTATATCGGCGACCGGCTGGGAACCAAAGTGGGCAAACGGAAATTGACCATCTTTGGCCTGCGGCCCAAGCATACTTCTATATTAGTCACGATTATCACCGGCATTCTGATTGTATCTTCCACTTTAGGAGTGCTGTCTTTGGTATCACGGGACGTTCGCACGGCTCTGTTCGGTATGGACGAACTGAGGGCCCGCCTCTCATCGCTGTCGGCCGATGTGACCACGAAGAATCAGGAACTGGAAGCCAGCCGGGCCGAACTGGAGGCTAAGACCAAAGAATATAGTGGCTTGACCGCCAAAATTAAGGAGACATCAGCCCAGTTGGCGGCTATTACTGACGAATTATCCAAAGTAGCGGCCGAACGGGATCGTACGGCGGCCTCCTTAAAACAGATGCAGGCCGACTATGCCCAGGCGAAGGGTGATCTGACGAAAGCGGCTACCGAAATACAGGCGCTGGAAGCTACCAAAAAAGAACTGGATACGCGAGTCACTTCGCTAAATCAGGCGAAAACTAACTTGCAAAGCGATGTGGACCGGTTAAATGAACTGACAGTCAACTTAAAAGAGGGTTTGCAGGTTGTCCGGGAAGGCTCTATCCTGTATCAGGCGGGAGAAGTACTGTCGACCTCGGTCGTATCCGGCGCCAGTAACCGGGAGGATATCGAAAATCATCTGCGAGGTATTGTCTATAGTACTAATCAGATGCTGATTAATAAGCTGGGTCTGACCGGTAAAGAGATTAATGTCCTTTGGATTAGCAAAAGCGATTTTGACCAAGCTGTAGAAGCGATTGCTTCTGAACCGGAAACGGCGGTGGTGCGGATTGCCGCTTCCGGTAATACTGTTTATGGTGAGCCGGTTATCGGCAGCCTTTCGGTATTTCCTAACCGCCATCTATATAGCGAAGGAGCGGTCGTCTACTCGCAGGTTTTTGATATACCCGACTCGTCCAAAGCGACGGAGGAATTAGTGCTTCGTTTCCTGCAGCAAGTGAATGCGGCCGCTATCAAGCAAGGCATTCTGGCCGATCCTCTGCAAGGGACGGTTGGCTCCATCAGCGGCGCCCAGTTTTACGATACGGTCAACAAGGTAAAACGCTACAATAGCGGCAAAATCGAAATGATGGCTGTGGCGAATGACAATGTCACCACCATTGGGCCGCTAACCATTGATATCCGGGTTCGCAATATAAATTGA
- the lptC gene encoding LPS export ABC transporter periplasmic protein LptC: MTKKQYAVIACAVIVLAGGLYYILGGDSASSRQPVSEAGSAVTDKLSYSGSSIIEEHDGKRSWELSAETIEVDPNTKNTTLKNITGTFYRDNGGKIIVTAPQGFIDGTTRDIVLDSQVEAVAEDGATFMAPTVRFNNAEKRYYGTGGVRVTRDDTVLTGDQLESDANMEKIKVSGHAHIIQGGKAQ; the protein is encoded by the coding sequence TTGACTAAAAAACAATATGCAGTAATTGCCTGCGCCGTCATTGTCCTGGCCGGCGGACTATACTATATACTGGGGGGAGACTCGGCTTCTTCCCGCCAGCCAGTATCGGAAGCAGGCAGTGCCGTAACGGATAAGCTGTCCTATTCCGGCAGTTCCATTATCGAAGAACATGACGGCAAACGTTCCTGGGAACTGTCTGCCGAAACGATAGAAGTAGATCCTAATACGAAAAATACAACATTAAAGAATATAACCGGTACGTTTTACCGGGATAATGGCGGTAAAATTATAGTAACCGCCCCGCAAGGCTTTATTGACGGCACAACCCGGGATATTGTCCTGGACAGCCAGGTGGAGGCAGTGGCCGAGGACGGAGCCACTTTTATGGCACCTACTGTACGGTTTAATAATGCCGAAAAACGCTATTACGGTACCGGCGGTGTCCGGGTGACACGGGACGATACCGTGCTTACCGGGGACCAGCTGGAAAGTGACGCCAATATGGAAAAAATAAAAGTGTCGGGCCATGCCCACATTATACAGGGAGGGAAAGCCCAGTGA
- a CDS encoding S-layer homology domain-containing protein: protein MKKKLAASLALAFTMGIAGTAFAANPFVDVPAKHWSYDAVSKLAADGIVDGYGDGTFKGDKTMTRYEMATIVAKALAKEEKANAADKALIEKLSAEYAQELDNLGVKVAALEKKAAADTVNISGEARLRYEDHKYEAGSANDITLRTRLHVNGKINDEWGYYGRLQAVTDLNKSDDEGTTDVTMDNAYVSGPAFGTTVTAGRFDYFKGHGLMIDSTLNGANVAFGSKLKTNVFYGTDNHDSVLYSDVKPETYGVDFKYAAGKTNLNAGYYVFKDSSYSTTFDSDKVKVWEVGFDSPIVKNLTLNGDYGKSDADDQDKAYTVGLAYKATDLKAPGSFSIFTNYRNIEAAASPEATFDQAYAFGTQIAGGKGYEVGFSYVPMANALWKFQYVDVKSTVDGATNDKSKLYQTQVEFFF, encoded by the coding sequence ATGAAAAAGAAACTTGCTGCATCCTTGGCTCTTGCATTTACCATGGGTATCGCCGGTACTGCATTTGCTGCAAATCCGTTTGTTGACGTTCCTGCCAAACATTGGTCCTACGACGCTGTTTCCAAATTGGCTGCTGACGGCATCGTTGACGGCTATGGCGACGGAACCTTCAAAGGTGACAAAACCATGACTCGTTATGAAATGGCTACTATCGTAGCTAAGGCTTTAGCTAAAGAAGAAAAAGCTAACGCTGCTGACAAAGCCTTAATCGAAAAACTGAGCGCTGAATATGCTCAGGAACTTGACAACTTAGGCGTAAAGGTAGCTGCTCTGGAAAAGAAAGCTGCAGCTGACACTGTAAACATCAGCGGTGAAGCTCGTCTGCGTTATGAAGACCACAAATATGAAGCCGGTTCTGCAAATGATATTACTCTTCGTACTCGTCTCCATGTAAATGGCAAAATTAACGATGAATGGGGCTATTATGGTCGTCTGCAAGCTGTTACTGATTTAAATAAGAGCGATGACGAAGGAACAACTGATGTTACTATGGACAATGCTTATGTAAGTGGTCCTGCTTTCGGCACAACGGTAACAGCTGGTCGTTTTGACTATTTCAAAGGTCATGGTTTGATGATTGATAGCACGTTAAATGGTGCTAATGTGGCTTTCGGTAGCAAATTGAAAACTAATGTGTTCTATGGTACTGATAACCATGACAGTGTTTTGTATAGCGATGTAAAACCTGAAACCTACGGTGTTGACTTTAAATATGCTGCTGGTAAGACTAACCTGAATGCTGGTTACTATGTATTCAAAGATTCTTCCTATTCGACAACTTTTGATAGCGATAAAGTAAAAGTATGGGAAGTTGGCTTCGATAGTCCGATCGTTAAAAACTTGACCCTGAATGGCGATTATGGTAAATCTGATGCTGATGATCAGGACAAAGCTTACACTGTAGGTTTGGCTTATAAGGCGACTGATTTGAAAGCTCCGGGTTCTTTCAGTATCTTTACTAACTATCGTAATATTGAAGCTGCTGCTTCGCCGGAAGCTACATTTGACCAAGCATATGCATTTGGAACCCAAATAGCTGGTGGTAAAGGTTATGAAGTTGGCTTCAGCTATGTACCAATGGCTAATGCATTGTGGAAATTCCAATATGTTGATGTAAAATCAACTGTTGATGGAGCTACCAACGATAAATCCAAACTGTATCAAACTCAGGTTGAATTCTTCTTCTAA
- the kdsA gene encoding 3-deoxy-8-phosphooctulonate synthase has translation MNTVKIGNITVGGQNPIALIAGPCVIEDPQRTLKIGQSIKAIAERLGVPYIFKASFDKANRSSHSSFRGPGLEEGLAILKHIKETLKVPVLSDIHCSNQIEAAAAVLDILQIPAFLSRQTDLLHQAALTGKVVNVKKGQFLAPNDMKNVINKLREAGNENILLTERGASFGYNNLVADMRGLPIMRSMGYPVVFDATHCVQLPGGAGTSSAGQREFVPYLTRAAVATGIDVLFMEVHDNPEEALSDGPNMLYVDQLEDLLKDVIAIDNVVKRHK, from the coding sequence ATGAATACTGTAAAAATCGGAAATATCACGGTAGGTGGGCAGAATCCCATCGCTCTCATTGCCGGACCCTGCGTGATTGAAGACCCGCAGCGCACGCTGAAAATCGGCCAGTCCATCAAGGCCATTGCCGAGCGACTGGGGGTTCCCTACATCTTTAAAGCCTCTTTTGATAAGGCCAACCGTTCTTCCCACAGTTCGTTTCGCGGTCCCGGCCTGGAGGAAGGTCTGGCTATTTTGAAACATATTAAAGAAACGCTCAAGGTGCCTGTACTTAGCGATATTCATTGCAGTAACCAGATCGAAGCGGCGGCTGCGGTGCTCGATATTCTACAGATTCCCGCTTTTTTAAGCCGGCAGACCGATTTGCTGCACCAGGCGGCGCTGACCGGTAAAGTGGTCAATGTCAAGAAGGGCCAGTTCCTGGCGCCTAATGATATGAAAAACGTCATCAACAAATTGCGGGAAGCGGGCAACGAAAATATCCTGCTCACCGAACGGGGAGCAAGCTTCGGTTATAATAACCTGGTGGCCGATATGCGCGGTTTGCCGATTATGCGATCCATGGGCTATCCGGTAGTGTTTGACGCTACTCACTGCGTGCAATTGCCCGGCGGCGCCGGCACTTCCTCTGCCGGCCAGCGCGAATTTGTACCTTATCTGACCCGTGCGGCTGTGGCCACTGGAATTGACGTGCTGTTTATGGAAGTCCATGACAATCCGGAGGAAGCGCTGTCCGACGGTCCGAACATGCTATATGTCGACCAACTGGAAGACCTCTTGAAAGACGTTATTGCTATCGACAATGTGGTAAAACGGCATAAGTAA
- a CDS encoding LptF/LptG family permease: MRILDKYIIKELLGPFLFGVASFSSIIIGTSTLFRIAQYVTQYGASLYSVTRLFLYSLPSIVVLTFPMSMLLAALMAFGRLSGSSEITAMRSGGISFYRLSAPVFVVALFVSIFSIAFNELVVPQSTSAYNQIIQNEIMKNTTPKAQEHIIIKDLNKTGSLERLTYARRYDEASQSMQGVVVEEFENERMVRVENADRAEWQNERWVMYNGVINDLSTEGSVERTMRFNQQFMPVSKNPKAISQEQKKPDEMTIRELRENIKALQREFVNTKQYEVELHQRFAVAMASFLFAMIGTPLGLQPNRSSSSIGLGLSIIIIFIYYIIMTTAKALGQGGAIAPMLSAWIPNLVAFVAGLFLIYRASK; encoded by the coding sequence TTGAGAATACTCGATAAATATATCATCAAAGAATTGTTGGGACCTTTCCTGTTTGGTGTTGCTTCTTTTTCCAGTATCATCATCGGGACAAGCACTCTCTTTCGTATTGCCCAGTATGTTACGCAATACGGCGCTTCACTGTACTCAGTGACCCGGTTGTTTTTGTATAGTCTGCCGTCCATCGTGGTGCTTACTTTTCCTATGTCGATGCTGCTGGCAGCGTTGATGGCCTTTGGCCGGCTGTCCGGCTCCAGTGAGATTACCGCCATGCGTTCCGGTGGCATCAGCTTCTACCGGTTGTCAGCCCCGGTGTTTGTGGTAGCGCTCTTCGTCAGTATTTTTTCGATTGCCTTTAACGAGCTGGTGGTGCCCCAGTCTACGTCGGCTTATAATCAAATCATTCAGAATGAAATTATGAAAAACACTACGCCCAAGGCACAGGAGCATATTATTATCAAGGATTTGAATAAAACCGGTTCCTTGGAGCGGCTGACCTATGCTCGCCGTTATGACGAGGCTAGCCAAAGCATGCAAGGCGTCGTGGTAGAGGAATTTGAAAACGAACGGATGGTGCGGGTAGAAAATGCCGACCGGGCCGAGTGGCAAAATGAACGCTGGGTCATGTACAACGGCGTGATCAATGACCTGAGTACGGAGGGCAGTGTGGAACGGACCATGCGGTTTAATCAGCAGTTTATGCCGGTTAGTAAGAACCCCAAGGCCATTTCCCAGGAACAGAAGAAGCCCGATGAAATGACTATCCGTGAATTGAGGGAAAATATCAAAGCCCTGCAGCGGGAATTTGTCAATACCAAACAGTATGAAGTAGAGCTTCACCAGCGGTTTGCGGTGGCCATGGCCAGTTTCTTGTTTGCCATGATCGGTACTCCGTTGGGGCTGCAGCCTAACCGTTCCAGCTCTTCCATTGGTTTAGGTCTCAGTATTATCATCATCTTTATTTACTATATCATTATGACGACGGCCAAGGCACTGGGGCAGGGGGGCGCGATTGCGCCGATGCTAAGCGCCTGGATTCCCAATCTGGTCGCCTTTGTTGCCGGATTGTTTTTGATTTACCGGGCTTCGAAATAG
- a CDS encoding LptA/OstA family protein, with the protein MKHLTKQVISSMAVLMVLGLSGARIDAAQQQPVEMDADTIEYNSTSGLMQADGGVRFVQGEAVLTGQSAQYNTQTKEGYVTGGVKAVKDTATLTAPEVRSYGDNHLVASGGDVVLTKDDSRLEGDLVDYYTDKDYAVVPNGGVVTMPDGTMKADYLEAFLKENRAVGKGNVHIISEARKLDATSDQAVYYGGQDGKDGKAVLTGNARAVQDGNVLTGSTLTITMDDKAMTASGRPRLVVAPQDTQETKK; encoded by the coding sequence GTGAAACATCTGACGAAACAAGTGATTAGCAGTATGGCCGTGCTGATGGTACTTGGCCTGTCCGGTGCCCGCATTGATGCCGCACAGCAGCAGCCGGTGGAAATGGATGCCGACACCATTGAATATAACTCAACTAGCGGCCTGATGCAGGCTGACGGTGGTGTCCGGTTCGTACAAGGAGAGGCAGTTTTGACCGGGCAAAGCGCTCAGTATAATACCCAAACCAAGGAAGGCTATGTAACCGGTGGTGTTAAGGCAGTCAAAGATACGGCCACCCTTACGGCGCCGGAGGTGCGTTCCTATGGCGATAACCATCTGGTAGCATCCGGTGGCGACGTGGTCTTGACGAAAGATGACAGCCGGTTGGAAGGTGACTTGGTTGATTATTACACTGATAAGGATTATGCCGTAGTGCCTAATGGCGGGGTAGTTACCATGCCGGACGGTACCATGAAGGCCGACTATTTGGAAGCGTTCTTAAAAGAAAACCGGGCAGTTGGCAAGGGAAATGTTCATATTATCAGTGAGGCACGCAAGCTGGACGCTACCTCCGATCAAGCGGTATATTACGGCGGTCAGGATGGTAAAGACGGCAAAGCAGTGCTCACCGGTAATGCCCGTGCTGTACAGGACGGCAATGTGTTGACAGGCAGTACGTTGACCATCACGATGGACGACAAAGCCATGACGGCTTCCGGAAGGCCACGGCTGGTTGTCGCGCCGCAAGATACGCAAGAAACTAAGAAATGA
- a CDS encoding KdsC family phosphatase, which yields MNYKARARNIELIVLDVDGVLTGGQLIIGPAGEAMKFFHAHDGMGISLAQQAGLYTAIVTARESQIVAWRGTELKIRDICQGEGDKARAVSNLMVKYDLKPEQVAYVGDDLNDLPAFNQVGLACAVGNAAPEVKDRAHYVAGKDGGQGAVREIMEMILKSQGKWDDLVQSYLAAASLHVVQ from the coding sequence ATGAACTATAAGGCGCGGGCCCGGAACATCGAACTCATCGTGCTCGATGTGGACGGTGTGCTGACCGGCGGCCAGCTTATCATTGGTCCGGCGGGGGAAGCTATGAAGTTTTTTCATGCCCACGACGGCATGGGTATTTCGCTGGCTCAGCAGGCGGGCCTATATACCGCCATTGTGACTGCCCGCGAAAGCCAGATTGTGGCTTGGCGCGGCACGGAGCTGAAAATCCGGGATATTTGCCAGGGTGAAGGCGACAAAGCCAGGGCAGTAAGTAATCTGATGGTCAAATATGACCTGAAGCCTGAGCAGGTTGCCTATGTGGGGGACGACCTCAACGATCTGCCTGCCTTCAATCAGGTGGGACTGGCTTGTGCTGTAGGCAACGCCGCTCCTGAGGTGAAGGACCGGGCTCACTATGTGGCCGGGAAAGACGGCGGCCAGGGGGCGGTGCGGGAAATCATGGAGATGATTTTGAAGTCCCAGGGTAAATGGGACGATCTCGTACAGTCTTATCTGGCGGCAGCTAGCCTGCATGTGGTGCAATAA
- the lptB gene encoding LPS export ABC transporter ATP-binding protein, whose product MYIETVDLVKNYKGRNVVNGVSVKVKQGEIVGLLGPNGAGKTTTFYMIVGLERPNAGRVIVNGEDVTSLPMYRRSRFGIGYLPQEASVFRKLTVEDNLMAILETTPQSGAERKDMLEKLLEEFHITHVRHRKGSELSGGERRRVEIARCLSTNPYFILLDEPFAGVDPIAVADIQNIIGYLKERGIGILITDHNVRETLSIVDNAYILSEGQILVAGDSDTIASSEVARKFYLGENFAL is encoded by the coding sequence ATGTATATTGAAACTGTCGATCTGGTAAAAAACTATAAGGGACGAAATGTGGTAAACGGTGTCTCAGTAAAGGTGAAACAAGGGGAAATTGTGGGGCTGCTTGGGCCGAACGGTGCGGGGAAAACCACCACCTTTTATATGATTGTCGGTCTGGAGCGGCCAAACGCGGGACGGGTGATTGTTAATGGCGAGGATGTGACCTCCCTGCCGATGTACCGCCGTTCCCGTTTCGGCATCGGCTATTTGCCCCAGGAGGCCTCGGTTTTTCGGAAACTGACGGTGGAAGATAATCTGATGGCTATTCTGGAAACTACGCCGCAGAGCGGAGCGGAGCGTAAGGACATGTTGGAAAAACTGCTGGAGGAGTTCCACATTACCCATGTGCGCCACCGGAAGGGGTCGGAGCTCTCCGGCGGCGAACGCCGCCGGGTGGAAATCGCCCGCTGTCTGTCGACCAATCCGTATTTTATTCTGCTCGATGAACCCTTCGCCGGCGTGGACCCCATTGCAGTGGCCGATATTCAAAATATTATCGGCTATTTGAAAGAACGAGGCATCGGCATTCTTATCACCGACCATAATGTCCGGGAGACGCTGAGCATTGTGGATAATGCCTATATCTTAAGCGAAGGGCAGATTCTGGTGGCCGGTGACAGCGATACCATTGCCTCCAGTGAAGTAGCCAGAAAGTTCTATTTAGGAGAAAATTTTGCCTTGTAG
- a CDS encoding KpsF/GutQ family sugar-phosphate isomerase: MSIQEEAKKVLSIEAAAIENLIPRINDRFMAAVDRILTCKGRIVITGMGKSGIIGKKMAATFASTGTPAFFLHPAEGIHGDLGMVTPNDIVIAISSSGESDEILGILPAIKRIGASIIAMSGREASTLGQAADLFIDVSVEKEACPLGLAPTASTTATLAMGDALAIALLSSRKFTPEDFALYHPGGALGRKLLLTVESVMHSGEEMPLVTLDKTVKEALFVITDKGLGATLVVDKANTLLGLITDGDIRRGLEKGHEFLDKTVETLMTKTPRTITADRLAAEALRTMEKNQPRPITVLPVVDGQNRAIGIIHLTDLLRQGVV, from the coding sequence ATGAGTATACAAGAAGAAGCAAAAAAGGTGCTGTCCATCGAGGCGGCAGCCATTGAAAATCTGATTCCCCGGATTAATGACCGGTTTATGGCGGCGGTAGACAGAATTTTGACCTGTAAAGGGCGGATTGTCATTACCGGTATGGGTAAATCAGGCATTATCGGCAAAAAAATGGCGGCAACTTTTGCCAGTACAGGAACACCGGCCTTTTTCCTGCATCCGGCGGAAGGCATTCACGGTGATTTGGGCATGGTTACGCCCAACGATATTGTTATTGCTATATCCAGCAGCGGCGAGTCAGATGAAATCCTGGGTATTTTGCCGGCTATCAAGCGAATCGGCGCGTCGATTATTGCCATGAGCGGCCGGGAAGCTTCGACGTTGGGTCAGGCTGCCGATCTGTTTATTGATGTCAGTGTGGAAAAGGAAGCCTGCCCGCTGGGACTGGCACCGACGGCCAGCACGACGGCCACACTGGCCATGGGCGACGCTCTGGCTATTGCCCTGCTGTCATCCCGCAAGTTTACTCCGGAGGATTTTGCCCTGTATCATCCCGGTGGTGCGCTGGGCCGGAAGCTCTTGTTGACGGTGGAAAGCGTCATGCATTCCGGCGAGGAAATGCCGCTGGTGACTTTGGATAAGACGGTGAAAGAAGCGCTGTTTGTCATTACCGATAAGGGACTTGGCGCTACCTTGGTGGTGGATAAAGCTAATACCCTCCTGGGACTTATTACCGATGGCGATATCCGCCGCGGTTTGGAAAAGGGGCATGAGTTTCTGGATAAAACGGTGGAGACGCTGATGACCAAGACGCCCCGGACGATTACGGCCGACAGGCTGGCAGCCGAGGCACTCCGGACGATGGAAAAAAATCAGCCCCGGCCGATTACCGTGCTGCCGGTGGTGGATGGACAAAACCGGGCAATTGGCATTATTCACCTTACTGACTTATTGCGTCAAGGAGTGGTATAA
- a CDS encoding resolvase, with translation MVDCVIAVDPGREKCGVAVMSRTDGALWQGVIATKQLVEEVRQLALRYGLTTLVLGDRTSSGRAKEVLSELLIEDKKLEIVSVDEHHTTELARQYYWREHPPRGLKRLIPLTMQVPPVPVDDYVAVILAKRYFASGN, from the coding sequence ATGGTTGATTGTGTAATTGCCGTGGACCCGGGGCGGGAAAAATGCGGCGTAGCCGTGATGAGCAGGACCGATGGGGCGCTTTGGCAAGGCGTGATTGCCACTAAACAGCTTGTTGAAGAAGTCCGGCAACTTGCCTTGAGATATGGACTGACTACCCTGGTGCTTGGTGATCGGACGTCTTCCGGCAGGGCCAAGGAGGTACTGTCGGAGCTGTTAATAGAAGATAAAAAATTAGAAATTGTAAGTGTCGATGAGCATCATACTACCGAATTGGCTCGCCAGTATTACTGGCGGGAACATCCGCCGCGCGGCTTGAAGCGACTGATCCCTTTGACAATGCAGGTACCGCCGGTGCCGGTTGATGATTATGTGGCGGTTATCCTGGCAAAGCGTTACTTTGCGTCAGGAAACTAG
- a CDS encoding S-layer homology domain-containing protein, with amino-acid sequence MKKRLLQAAIAAALTVAFAVPAFANPFSDVPAKHWAYDAVNKLAQAGIVDGYDDGTFKGDKTMTRYEMAQVVAKAMNKDLTADQQATVDKLSKEFATELNTLGVKVDGLQDQMDNLVKMSGDARVRYGSVEDGASKVDYRARFGVDGKISDNMKFSARLTTGDINAKEDNSDAKIDLDTANVSFNALGLGNTIGRQDLFLGSGAIMDGTLNGISSQLGNVKVFAGNTKQADRVYAAEYGTTFNGVKLGADFLKNDTTGNKLYGANAAFGIAKNVTANAEYVKNDTTDATATAYGVKFDKVGLSATYRDIEAGALDTYSTLNDGLTGLDVTGKVKGMEYQYDKALDKNVDLNVKYQDFDNDNHRTSASVNVKF; translated from the coding sequence ATGAAAAAGAGACTCTTACAAGCAGCTATCGCTGCCGCATTGACCGTGGCCTTCGCTGTTCCTGCCTTCGCTAATCCGTTCTCCGATGTCCCTGCCAAACACTGGGCCTATGATGCCGTAAACAAATTGGCGCAAGCCGGTATTGTTGACGGTTATGACGACGGCACCTTCAAAGGTGACAAAACCATGACCCGTTATGAAATGGCTCAAGTAGTTGCCAAAGCTATGAACAAAGACCTGACTGCTGATCAACAGGCTACTGTGGACAAGCTGTCCAAAGAATTTGCTACTGAATTGAACACCTTGGGTGTAAAAGTTGATGGCTTGCAAGATCAAATGGACAACCTGGTAAAAATGTCCGGTGACGCTCGTGTCCGTTATGGCAGCGTGGAAGACGGAGCCAGCAAAGTTGACTACCGCGCCCGCTTTGGTGTTGACGGCAAAATCAGCGACAACATGAAATTCAGCGCTCGCTTGACTACTGGCGACATCAATGCAAAAGAAGACAATTCCGATGCCAAAATCGACCTGGATACTGCCAATGTTAGCTTCAATGCTCTTGGCCTGGGTAACACCATTGGCCGTCAGGACCTCTTCCTTGGTTCAGGTGCTATCATGGATGGAACCTTAAACGGTATCTCTTCTCAATTGGGTAACGTAAAAGTATTTGCCGGTAACACCAAACAGGCAGACCGTGTATACGCTGCTGAATACGGCACAACCTTCAACGGTGTGAAATTGGGTGCCGACTTCCTGAAAAACGATACTACCGGAAATAAACTGTATGGTGCTAACGCTGCTTTCGGTATCGCTAAAAACGTAACTGCCAATGCTGAATACGTTAAAAATGATACTACTGACGCAACTGCTACCGCTTATGGCGTGAAATTTGACAAAGTTGGCTTAAGCGCAACCTACAGAGACATCGAAGCCGGTGCTCTTGACACCTACTCTACGTTAAATGATGGCTTAACCGGCCTTGACGTTACCGGTAAAGTAAAAGGTATGGAATATCAATACGACAAAGCTCTTGACAAAAACGTTGACCTGAACGTTAAATACCAAGACTTTGACAATGATAACCACCGTACTTCCGCTAGCGTAAATGTAAAATTCTAA
- a CDS encoding lysophospholipid acyltransferase family protein, whose product MASNWQYHMFKSMSRLISSLPYSWVLLIGKCLGRLYYHVAGRQRKRALQQICEGMSLTVAEGEQIIKSLFTKIGQTFLEIMYTPVLTPQNFERYITLENRHYMDEALAQGHGVVILTAHVGNWEWLGAGLALTGWPITSVIKRQPNDQHTRLLNEYREMVGMEIFARGTTELVAAAKAMKKGKALGFLADQDAGRSGIFVEFFGKTASTPPGPAVFAKRFKAPVVPCFAVRKKEGGHRLLIYEPMYYQDTGNEAEDIKNFTIRMTNMLEDVIRTYPDEWLWFQKRWTTQPENPAVDSLQAMTATVAAGKADNRREGGGRLD is encoded by the coding sequence GTGGCATCAAACTGGCAATATCATATGTTTAAGTCGATGAGCCGCCTGATTTCTTCGCTGCCGTACTCATGGGTCCTGCTGATTGGCAAGTGTCTGGGACGATTATATTATCATGTGGCCGGTCGGCAACGAAAAAGAGCCCTGCAGCAAATCTGCGAAGGCATGTCGTTGACGGTGGCCGAAGGCGAGCAAATTATCAAAAGTTTGTTTACCAAAATCGGGCAGACCTTTTTGGAGATTATGTATACACCGGTGCTAACGCCGCAAAATTTCGAGCGGTATATCACTCTGGAAAACCGGCACTATATGGATGAAGCTCTGGCCCAGGGGCATGGTGTCGTCATTCTGACGGCCCATGTCGGCAACTGGGAGTGGCTGGGGGCCGGCCTGGCCCTGACCGGCTGGCCGATCACCAGTGTAATTAAACGGCAGCCGAACGATCAGCATACGCGACTGTTAAACGAGTATCGCGAAATGGTGGGCATGGAAATTTTTGCCCGGGGCACGACCGAACTTGTGGCGGCGGCCAAAGCTATGAAAAAGGGCAAGGCCCTTGGTTTTTTGGCTGACCAGGATGCCGGTCGCAGTGGGATTTTTGTTGAATTTTTTGGTAAAACAGCCTCTACGCCGCCAGGCCCGGCGGTGTTTGCCAAGCGCTTTAAGGCGCCGGTGGTTCCTTGTTTTGCCGTACGAAAGAAAGAAGGCGGCCACCGGCTGCTGATTTATGAACCTATGTATTATCAGGATACGGGCAACGAAGCGGAAGATATTAAAAACTTCACCATCCGGATGACCAACATGCTGGAAGATGTAATCCGGACTTATCCGGATGAGTGGCTGTGGTTTCAAAAACGCTGGACTACCCAGCCGGAAAATCCGGCGGTGGACAGTTTGCAGGCGATGACAGCTACCGTGGCGGCCGGAAAAGCTGATAACAGGAGAGAGGGGGGGGGCAGGCTTGACTAA